One window of Desulfarculus baarsii DSM 2075 genomic DNA carries:
- a CDS encoding long-chain-fatty-acid--CoA ligase, with translation MAVKPWHQSSRWPEGVPFDIDGYNKPVFAMLDDAARNYPNATYTIFQGGMRTFAQVKDTADRLANFLASRGIKHEDRVAIFLPNIPQYPEVFFGSSKAGAACVTCNPLYTIEELNYQLKDSGAKAVFCMDHPQFYKTTCEAIKGTDVQTVVICNIKSYLPKIKGFLGGLLGKLPKAESHDPSHFMYDDIIASSRPEPPKVNFDAEKDLAVILYTGGTTGVPKGAELKHTNFYSNVVALNKWIRVPNRPGERPGPMESGGAHTFLGVLPWYHSFGLTVCMLGSCYSANRLVCIPDPKAGNPPFTEVLKAIQDYKVTMTVAVPTIYTAFVNHALIKKFDLSSMAACSSGAAPLPPEVLKRFEEITGGVIFEGYGLTETTPVLTTNPTFADKRKIGSVGMPLPGTDIKIVDLDTGLVELPHGEDGEIAAAGPQIMRGYWQRPDANAEVFREIEGKRFFLTGDIGHIDEDGFVVITDRKKDLILVGGFNAYPKEIEEVLYTHPKVAQAAVVGVPDPSSGEAVKAFIQLKPGVTATEKEILDFCKDHLAGYKRPREIEFRDELPTSVVGKILRRVLRSEELEKRKK, from the coding sequence ATGGCGGTCAAACCGTGGCATCAATCCAGCAGATGGCCCGAAGGCGTCCCCTTTGACATCGACGGCTACAACAAACCAGTTTTCGCCATGTTGGACGACGCGGCGCGCAACTATCCCAACGCCACCTACACCATCTTCCAGGGCGGCATGCGCACCTTCGCCCAGGTCAAGGACACCGCCGACCGTTTGGCCAACTTCCTGGCCTCGCGGGGCATCAAGCACGAAGACCGCGTGGCCATCTTTTTGCCCAACATCCCTCAATACCCCGAGGTGTTTTTCGGCTCATCCAAGGCCGGCGCGGCCTGCGTGACCTGCAACCCCCTCTACACCATCGAGGAGCTCAATTATCAGCTCAAGGACTCCGGGGCCAAGGCCGTCTTTTGCATGGACCACCCCCAGTTCTACAAAACCACCTGCGAGGCCATCAAGGGCACCGACGTCCAGACGGTGGTCATCTGCAACATCAAGTCATATCTGCCCAAGATCAAAGGCTTTTTAGGTGGTCTGCTGGGCAAGCTGCCCAAGGCCGAAAGCCATGACCCCAGCCATTTCATGTACGACGACATCATCGCCTCCAGCCGGCCCGAGCCGCCCAAGGTCAACTTCGACGCCGAAAAAGACCTGGCCGTGATCCTCTACACCGGCGGCACCACCGGCGTGCCCAAGGGCGCCGAGCTCAAGCACACCAACTTTTATTCCAACGTGGTGGCCCTCAACAAGTGGATCCGCGTGCCCAACCGGCCCGGCGAGCGGCCCGGCCCCATGGAGAGCGGCGGCGCGCACACCTTCCTGGGCGTGCTGCCCTGGTACCACAGCTTCGGCCTGACCGTGTGCATGCTGGGCTCGTGCTACTCGGCCAACCGCCTGGTCTGCATCCCCGACCCCAAGGCCGGCAATCCGCCCTTCACCGAGGTGCTCAAGGCCATCCAGGATTACAAAGTGACCATGACCGTGGCCGTGCCCACCATCTACACGGCCTTTGTCAACCACGCCCTGATCAAGAAGTTCGACCTGTCGTCCATGGCCGCCTGCTCCTCGGGCGCGGCGCCCCTGCCGCCCGAGGTCTTGAAGCGCTTCGAGGAGATCACCGGCGGCGTGATCTTCGAAGGCTACGGCCTGACCGAGACCACCCCCGTGCTGACCACCAACCCCACCTTCGCCGACAAGCGCAAGATCGGCTCGGTGGGCATGCCCCTGCCCGGCACCGACATCAAGATCGTCGACCTGGACACCGGCCTGGTCGAGCTGCCCCACGGCGAGGACGGCGAAATCGCCGCCGCCGGCCCGCAGATCATGCGCGGCTACTGGCAGCGCCCCGACGCCAACGCCGAGGTCTTCCGCGAGATCGAAGGCAAGCGCTTCTTCCTCACTGGCGACATCGGCCACATCGACGAGGACGGCTTCGTGGTCATCACCGACCGCAAGAAAGACCTGATCCTGGTCGGCGGCTTCAACGCCTATCCCAAGGAGATCGAGGAAGTGCTCTACACCCATCCCAAGGTGGCCCAGGCCGCCGTGGTGGGCGTGCCCGACCCCTCCAGCGGCGAGGCGGTCAAGGCCTTTATCCAGCTCAAGCCCGGCGTCACCGCCACCGAAAAGGAGATCCTCGACTTCTGCAAGGATCACCTGGCCGGCTACAAACGCCCCCGCGAGATCGAGTTCCGCGACGAGCTGCCCACCTCGGTGGTCGGCAAGATCCTGCGCCGCGTGCTGCGCAGCGAGGAACTGGAAAAGCGCAAGAAATAA
- a CDS encoding YkgJ family cysteine cluster protein, whose protein sequence is MIETLEEIGGRPLAPGQGFAFRCGPDLACFGSCCADKRLPLWPYDLLRLRRALARPSQDILAELVELETDPRSGWPALRLRLNADGRCPFSGPGGGCQVYAHRPLCCRIYPLARAVAPAIGGGQPRQVFIVQDAPACLGLGQPRALDQGQWLADQGMGPYLAANNRLLGLLMHPRRPARLALTPAQTHAYLAALYNLDVFRQQVRDPAFAKRAGLEKARVKKALRADESLLELGQDWLSQVLFG, encoded by the coding sequence ATGATCGAGACCCTGGAGGAGATCGGCGGCCGACCGCTGGCGCCGGGCCAGGGCTTCGCGTTTCGTTGCGGTCCCGATCTGGCCTGCTTTGGCTCGTGCTGCGCCGACAAGCGCCTGCCCCTGTGGCCCTACGACCTGCTGCGCCTGCGCCGCGCCCTGGCCCGGCCCTCCCAAGACATTCTGGCCGAGTTGGTCGAACTGGAGACCGACCCGCGCTCGGGCTGGCCGGCCCTGCGCCTGCGCCTGAACGCCGACGGCCGCTGCCCGTTTTCCGGCCCTGGCGGTGGCTGCCAGGTCTACGCCCACCGGCCGCTGTGCTGTCGCATCTATCCCCTGGCCCGGGCCGTGGCCCCGGCCATCGGCGGCGGCCAGCCCCGCCAGGTGTTCATCGTCCAAGACGCCCCGGCCTGCCTGGGCCTGGGGCAACCCCGCGCCCTCGATCAGGGCCAGTGGCTGGCCGATCAGGGCATGGGGCCCTATCTGGCGGCCAACAACCGTTTGCTGGGCCTGCTGATGCATCCCCGCCGACCGGCCCGTCTGGCCCTGACCCCGGCCCAGACCCACGCCTACCTGGCCGCCCTCTACAACCTGGACGTCTTTCGCCAGCAGGTCCGCGACCCGGCTTTTGCCAAACGGGCCGGCCTGGAAAAGGCCCGCGTCAAAAAGGCCTTGCGCGCCGATGAATCGCTGCTGGAGTTGGGCCAGGACTGGCTGAGCCAAGTGCTTTTCGGCTGA
- a CDS encoding FAD-dependent oxidoreductase encodes MKLVIIGGVAGGATAAARARRLDEKAQIVIFERGEYVSFANCGLPYYVGQVIKERAELLVSTPETFKGKYNIDVRVQTDVLAIDRQAKRVRVRDLQTGQSFDEPYDKLILSPGAEPLRPPLPGVDLPGVFSLRSIPDSDRIKAVVDAGQAKTAVVIGGGFIGLEMADNLVERGLKVTLVEALDQLMPPLDREMAALAHQNARAKGVDLRLSTKITGFAQAQGGGLTVDTEGGGQITCDMAILSVGVRPENALAKAAGLELGPRGHILVNNALQTNDPDIYAVGDAVQIWDYVTGLPVAIALAGPANRQGRIAADNAMGRLSVYRGSLGTAVVKLFGQTIASTGPSQKFLAQNNVAHLVSYSHSANHATYYPGAETMLVKLIFAPSSGRVLGGQIVGGEGVDKRIDVLATAIRAGMSVFDLEELDLAYAPPFGSARDPINVAGMVAANIMRGDVKAVLPPAVAAMDPERDVLIDLRFKEELDEAATIPGSLHIPLPMLRAALPGLDKSKRYILYCAIGLRGYLGYRIMSQSGFEAVNLGGGYGLYTPWMS; translated from the coding sequence ATGAAACTAGTAATCATCGGAGGAGTGGCTGGCGGCGCGACGGCGGCGGCCAGGGCCCGCAGGCTCGACGAAAAAGCCCAGATCGTCATTTTCGAGCGCGGCGAATACGTTTCCTTCGCCAACTGCGGCCTGCCCTACTATGTCGGCCAGGTCATCAAGGAGCGGGCCGAGCTGCTGGTCAGCACGCCCGAGACTTTCAAGGGCAAGTACAACATCGACGTGCGGGTGCAAACGGATGTGCTGGCCATCGACCGCCAGGCCAAGCGCGTGCGCGTGCGCGACCTGCAAACCGGCCAGAGCTTCGACGAGCCCTACGACAAGCTGATCCTCTCGCCGGGGGCCGAGCCCCTGCGGCCGCCGCTGCCCGGCGTGGACCTGCCCGGCGTGTTCAGCCTGCGCAGCATCCCCGACTCCGACCGCATCAAGGCCGTGGTCGACGCCGGCCAGGCCAAAACGGCGGTGGTCATCGGCGGCGGCTTCATCGGCCTGGAGATGGCCGACAACCTGGTCGAGCGCGGCCTGAAAGTGACCCTGGTCGAGGCCCTGGACCAGCTCATGCCGCCGCTGGACCGCGAAATGGCCGCCCTGGCCCACCAGAACGCCCGGGCCAAAGGCGTGGACCTGCGCCTTTCGACCAAGATCACCGGCTTTGCCCAGGCCCAGGGCGGCGGGCTGACCGTGGACACCGAAGGCGGCGGCCAGATCACCTGCGACATGGCCATCCTCTCGGTGGGCGTGCGTCCCGAGAACGCCCTGGCCAAGGCCGCCGGCCTGGAGCTGGGCCCGCGGGGGCATATTTTGGTCAACAACGCCCTGCAAACCAACGACCCCGACATCTACGCCGTGGGCGACGCCGTCCAGATCTGGGATTACGTCACGGGCCTGCCCGTGGCCATCGCCCTGGCCGGCCCGGCCAACCGCCAGGGCCGCATCGCCGCCGACAACGCCATGGGCCGGCTGAGCGTTTACCGCGGCTCGCTGGGCACGGCCGTGGTCAAGCTCTTTGGCCAGACCATCGCCAGCACGGGCCCATCGCAGAAATTCCTGGCCCAAAACAACGTGGCCCATCTGGTCAGCTACAGCCACTCGGCCAACCACGCCACCTATTATCCCGGCGCGGAGACCATGTTGGTCAAGCTGATCTTCGCGCCCAGCAGCGGCCGGGTGTTGGGCGGGCAGATCGTCGGCGGCGAGGGCGTGGACAAGCGCATCGACGTGTTGGCCACGGCCATCCGCGCGGGCATGAGCGTCTTTGATCTGGAAGAGCTGGACCTGGCCTACGCCCCGCCTTTCGGCTCGGCCCGCGATCCGATCAACGTGGCCGGCATGGTGGCGGCCAACATCATGCGCGGCGACGTCAAGGCCGTGCTGCCGCCGGCGGTGGCGGCCATGGACCCTGAGCGCGACGTGCTGATCGACCTGCGCTTCAAGGAAGAGCTGGACGAAGCCGCCACGATCCCCGGCTCGCTGCACATCCCCTTGCCCATGCTGCGGGCGGCCCTGCCGGGGCTGGACAAGTCCAAGCGCTATATTCTCTATTGCGCCATCGGTCTGCGGGGTTATCTGGGCTATCGGATCATGAGCCAAAGCGGCTTCGAGGCCGTCAACCTCGGCGGCGGCTATGGTCTTTACACGCCCTGGATGAGCTAG
- a CDS encoding pyruvoyl-dependent arginine decarboxylase, translating into MLVPKYIYLTKGKGEHKEKLASFEAALRDAGIAAQNIVEVSSIYPPHAQLVSRPKGEKLLVPGQILFCVLARNQTNEPHRLISSSIGLAMPADHSVHGYLSEHKGFGENATQSGDYAEDLAAEMLASTLGIDFNVDQSWDEKKQAFLMSGKIIKTSNITQTGVGPKDGKWLTTVAAAVMITQWVAPPAIK; encoded by the coding sequence ATGTTAGTACCTAAATATATATATTTGACCAAAGGCAAGGGCGAGCACAAAGAGAAGCTGGCCAGCTTCGAGGCCGCTCTGCGCGACGCCGGCATCGCCGCCCAGAATATCGTCGAGGTTTCCAGTATTTATCCGCCCCATGCCCAGCTCGTCTCGCGGCCCAAGGGCGAAAAGCTCCTGGTGCCCGGCCAGATTCTGTTTTGCGTGCTGGCCCGCAACCAGACCAACGAGCCCCACCGCCTGATCTCCTCGTCCATCGGCCTGGCCATGCCCGCCGATCACTCGGTGCACGGCTATCTCTCCGAGCACAAGGGCTTTGGCGAAAACGCCACCCAGTCGGGCGATTACGCCGAGGACTTGGCCGCCGAGATGCTGGCCAGCACCCTGGGCATCGACTTCAACGTCGACCAGAGCTGGGACGAGAAAAAGCAGGCCTTCCTGATGTCGGGCAAGATCATCAAGACCTCCAACATCACCCAGACCGGCGTGGGCCCCAAGGACGGCAAGTGGCTGACCACCGTGGCCGCCGCGGTGATGATCACCCAGTGGGTCGCCCCGCCGGCCATCAAATAG
- a CDS encoding glycosyltransferase family 4 protein, with protein sequence MLRVLHLADRLSAWGGADRHMIAVLERLQGRARTLLAVGRDDGSLPPAERAMIGPIVRLKGLDRGGLSPRGQGAAVARLERLARDFRPELIHIHNVVDPALLARAAQLAPSVITVQDHRHFCPGRGKMDAHGRPCGQVMGPNCLACFDDREYGQRLLELTQRRLAALAAMGRVLVLSGYMAAELERAGLPQGLATVLPPFVQGVAPPAETTPAAHHLLACRLVGRKGVRVALAAAEMLSGPWPLVVAGTGPLEAEVAAGAARSKGRIIFAGWADRPGMSRLLAGARGLWLPSLWAEPFGIVGLEALHLGVPVLAARVGGVADWLDDGLAGRLLPPGDAQALADAANALDQDEAARQAMGRHGMAVSRSRFDPQALMERLLQTYRQAAGQAEVG encoded by the coding sequence ATGTTGCGGGTGCTGCATCTGGCCGATCGGCTCTCGGCCTGGGGCGGGGCCGACCGCCACATGATCGCCGTGCTGGAGCGCCTGCAAGGCCGGGCGCGCACGCTTTTGGCCGTGGGCCGCGACGATGGCAGCCTGCCGCCGGCCGAGCGGGCCATGATCGGGCCGATTGTTCGGCTCAAGGGCCTGGACCGGGGCGGGCTGTCGCCACGGGGCCAAGGCGCGGCCGTGGCGCGGCTGGAGCGCCTGGCCCGGGATTTTCGGCCAGAGCTGATCCATATCCACAACGTGGTCGATCCGGCCCTGCTGGCCCGCGCAGCCCAACTGGCCCCCAGCGTGATAACAGTGCAGGATCACCGTCATTTTTGCCCAGGGCGCGGCAAGATGGACGCCCACGGCCGCCCCTGCGGGCAAGTCATGGGGCCAAACTGCCTGGCCTGCTTCGATGACCGGGAATATGGCCAGCGCTTGCTGGAGCTGACCCAGCGCCGCCTGGCGGCGTTGGCGGCCATGGGCCGGGTGTTGGTGCTATCGGGCTACATGGCCGCCGAGTTGGAGCGGGCCGGCCTGCCCCAGGGCCTGGCCACGGTCTTGCCGCCGTTTGTCCAGGGCGTGGCGCCGCCCGCCGAAACCACGCCAGCGGCCCATCATCTGCTGGCCTGCCGGCTGGTGGGCCGCAAGGGCGTGCGGGTGGCCTTGGCCGCGGCCGAGATGCTATCCGGGCCGTGGCCGCTGGTCGTGGCCGGCACGGGGCCGCTGGAAGCGGAGGTCGCTGCTGGCGCGGCGCGCTCGAAGGGGCGGATTATCTTCGCCGGCTGGGCCGATCGGCCGGGCATGAGCCGCCTGCTGGCCGGGGCGCGCGGCCTGTGGCTGCCCAGCCTGTGGGCCGAGCCCTTTGGCATCGTGGGCCTGGAGGCCCTGCATCTGGGCGTGCCGGTGCTGGCGGCGCGGGTGGGCGGCGTGGCCGATTGGCTGGATGACGGCCTGGCCGGACGCTTGCTGCCGCCCGGCGACGCCCAGGCCCTGGCCGACGCCGCCAACGCCCTCGACCAAGACGAGGCCGCCCGCCAGGCCATGGGCCGCCACGGCATGGCCGTCAGCCGAAGCCGCTTCGACCCCCAGGCCCTCATGGAGCGCCTGCTGCAAACCTATCGTCAAGCCGCCGGCCAGGCGGAGGTCGGCTGA
- a CDS encoding UbiX family flavin prenyltransferase, which produces MENFGQKPVLVGIAGASGAVYGIELLRALRAHGAPTAVVISHAARRTIELETKYDAADVAKMADQAYDVDDVAAPPASGSHRLAGMVVAPCSMRSLSAIAHSQADNLLTRAADVQLKERRPLVLLVRETPLHAGHLELMLRCARLGAVIMPPVPAFYHAPRTAADIVAQTVGRVLDVLGLEHDMTPRWRGPAS; this is translated from the coding sequence ATGGAAAACTTCGGGCAAAAACCAGTGTTGGTGGGCATTGCCGGGGCCAGCGGCGCGGTCTATGGCATAGAGCTGCTGCGCGCCCTGCGCGCTCACGGCGCGCCCACGGCGGTGGTGATCAGCCACGCCGCCCGCCGCACCATCGAGTTGGAGACCAAATACGACGCCGCCGATGTGGCCAAAATGGCCGACCAGGCCTATGACGTCGACGACGTGGCCGCCCCGCCGGCCAGCGGTTCGCACCGCCTGGCGGGCATGGTCGTGGCCCCGTGCAGCATGCGCAGCCTGTCGGCCATCGCCCATAGCCAGGCCGACAACCTGCTCACCCGCGCCGCCGACGTCCAGCTCAAGGAGCGGCGGCCGCTGGTGCTTTTGGTGCGCGAAACGCCCTTGCACGCCGGCCACCTGGAGCTGATGCTGCGCTGCGCCCGCCTGGGAGCGGTGATCATGCCGCCGGTGCCGGCCTTTTATCACGCCCCGCGCACGGCCGCCGACATCGTGGCCCAGACCGTGGGCCGCGTGCTCGACGTGCTGGGCCTGGAGCACGACATGACCCCCCGCTGGCGCGGCCCGGCGTCATGA
- a CDS encoding cache domain-containing protein, translated as MKKIFATLALLCLSAGLATAQEQATIQEVYEKVQAAAAVLEQLGPEGLAAFNDPKGEFVWKDSYVFVIDCQKGEVVAHPNAKIIGDKLAQSKDKPGDIRPPKALGLEMCRAAENPNGIWIDYYWEKLGSDKPQRKISFCIAVAGQPFTAVAGIYDQTTSLDELNKGAKAK; from the coding sequence ATGAAGAAAATCTTCGCCACCCTGGCCCTGTTGTGCCTGAGCGCCGGCTTGGCCACGGCCCAGGAGCAAGCCACCATCCAGGAAGTCTACGAGAAAGTGCAGGCCGCCGCCGCCGTGCTGGAGCAACTGGGCCCCGAGGGCCTGGCCGCCTTCAACGACCCCAAGGGCGAGTTCGTCTGGAAGGACTCCTACGTCTTTGTCATCGATTGTCAAAAGGGCGAGGTGGTGGCCCACCCCAACGCCAAGATCATCGGCGACAAGCTGGCCCAAAGCAAGGACAAGCCCGGCGACATCCGCCCGCCCAAGGCCCTGGGCCTGGAGATGTGCCGGGCCGCCGAAAACCCCAACGGCATCTGGATCGACTATTATTGGGAAAAGCTTGGTTCGGACAAGCCCCAGCGCAAGATCAGCTTCTGCATCGCCGTGGCCGGCCAGCCCTTCACCGCCGTGGCCGGCATCTACGATCAAACCACCAGCCTGGATGAGCTGAACAAGGGCGCCAAGGCCAAATGA
- a CDS encoding Tex family protein, producing MTTDNAVKVAQELGLRPEQVLAAAALLAEGATVPFIARYRKERTGELDEEQIRTVRDRLEQLAELDARRAAVLKSLEERQLLTPELHAQILAAPTMAVLEDVYLPFRPKRRTRAMVARERGLEPLALLLLEQGPATDPLAAAAAFVDAEKELPDAEAALSGARDIMAEIINEDPAVRAEMRQLFETKGVMRAAVIPGKEEAGQKYRDYFDWSEPLASAPGHRVLAVRRGEKEDILSLRVAPPEDLAIAVLERRYVTGGPCAEQVRLAAQDCYKRLLGPAMETEARLSSKKRADDEAVRVFAENLRTLLMAPPLGQKAVLAIDPGFRTGCKVVCLDRQGNLLHHDVIFILSDKQREDAVAKVTALIEKYGSEAVAIGNGTASRETESLLRGAKLPGDPPVVMVNESGASVYSASKLARQEFPELDVTVRGAASIGRRLMDPLAELVKIDPKSIGVGQYQHDVDQKSLKQSLEDVMLSCVNAVGVELNTASPQLLGCVSGLGPSLAQNIVEHRAANGPFASRQDLLAVPRLGPKAFEQAAGFLRIRGGQNPLDASAVHPEAYPVVEAMARDLECSVEDLIKQAELRRKIELGRYVDDRVGLPTLQDIIAELEKPGRDPRQGFEMFSFAEGVEKLEDLKPGMSLPGIVTNVTNFGAFVDVGVHQDGLVHISELTDGFVADPRQVVKVQQQVRVRVLEVDLERGRISLSMRSAPAPAARPKAPAAENAERRPRDERRNQAKGGKRQQKERRDQKPAAPEKPKDQPFNNPFAAALGSLKLD from the coding sequence ATGACTACCGACAACGCCGTCAAGGTGGCACAGGAGCTAGGCCTGCGCCCCGAGCAGGTGCTGGCCGCGGCCGCCCTTTTGGCCGAGGGCGCGACCGTCCCCTTCATCGCCCGCTACCGCAAGGAGCGCACCGGCGAACTGGACGAGGAACAGATCCGCACCGTGCGCGACCGCCTGGAGCAGCTGGCCGAGTTGGACGCCCGGCGTGCGGCGGTGCTCAAGAGCCTCGAGGAGCGCCAGCTACTGACCCCCGAGTTGCACGCCCAGATCCTGGCCGCGCCGACCATGGCCGTGCTGGAGGACGTCTACCTGCCTTTCCGGCCCAAGCGCCGCACCAGGGCCATGGTCGCCCGCGAGCGTGGCCTGGAGCCCCTGGCCCTGTTGCTGCTCGAGCAGGGGCCGGCCACCGACCCGCTGGCCGCGGCGGCGGCCTTTGTCGACGCCGAAAAGGAGCTGCCCGACGCCGAGGCCGCCCTGAGCGGGGCCCGCGACATCATGGCCGAGATCATCAACGAGGATCCGGCCGTGCGCGCCGAGATGCGCCAGCTTTTCGAGACCAAGGGCGTCATGCGCGCGGCGGTCATCCCCGGCAAGGAAGAAGCCGGCCAGAAATACCGCGACTATTTCGATTGGTCCGAGCCCCTGGCCAGCGCGCCGGGCCACCGGGTGCTGGCCGTGCGCCGCGGCGAAAAAGAAGACATCCTCAGCCTGCGCGTCGCTCCGCCCGAAGATCTGGCCATCGCCGTGCTGGAGCGCCGCTACGTCACGGGCGGCCCCTGCGCCGAGCAGGTGCGCCTGGCCGCCCAGGATTGCTACAAGCGCCTGCTGGGCCCGGCCATGGAGACCGAGGCCCGGCTCAGCTCGAAAAAACGGGCCGATGACGAGGCCGTGCGCGTTTTCGCCGAAAACCTGCGCACCCTGCTGATGGCCCCGCCCCTGGGCCAGAAGGCCGTGCTGGCCATCGACCCCGGCTTCCGCACCGGCTGCAAGGTGGTCTGCCTGGATCGCCAGGGCAACCTGCTGCATCACGACGTGATTTTCATCCTCAGCGACAAGCAGCGCGAGGACGCCGTGGCCAAGGTGACGGCCTTGATCGAAAAATACGGCTCGGAGGCCGTGGCCATCGGCAACGGCACGGCCAGCCGCGAGACCGAAAGCCTGCTGCGCGGGGCCAAGCTGCCGGGCGATCCGCCGGTGGTGATGGTCAACGAATCGGGGGCCAGCGTCTATTCGGCCTCCAAGCTGGCCCGCCAGGAGTTCCCCGAGCTGGACGTGACCGTGCGCGGGGCGGCCTCCATCGGTCGCCGCCTGATGGACCCCCTGGCCGAGTTGGTCAAGATCGACCCCAAGAGCATCGGCGTGGGCCAATATCAGCACGACGTGGACCAGAAGTCGCTCAAGCAGAGCCTGGAAGACGTCATGCTCAGTTGCGTCAACGCCGTGGGCGTCGAGCTCAACACCGCCAGCCCCCAGTTGCTGGGCTGCGTCTCGGGCCTGGGGCCGTCGTTGGCCCAGAACATCGTCGAGCACCGCGCGGCCAACGGCCCCTTCGCCAGCCGCCAAGACCTGCTGGCCGTGCCGCGCCTGGGGCCCAAGGCCTTTGAGCAGGCGGCCGGCTTCCTGCGCATCCGCGGCGGGCAAAACCCCTTGGACGCCAGCGCCGTCCACCCCGAGGCCTATCCGGTGGTGGAGGCCATGGCCCGCGACCTGGAATGTAGCGTGGAAGACTTGATCAAGCAGGCCGAGCTGCGCCGCAAGATCGAGTTGGGCCGCTACGTCGACGACCGGGTGGGCCTGCCCACCCTGCAAGACATCATCGCCGAGTTGGAAAAGCCCGGCCGTGACCCGCGCCAGGGCTTCGAGATGTTCTCGTTTGCCGAGGGCGTCGAAAAACTCGAAGACCTCAAGCCGGGCATGAGCCTGCCGGGCATCGTCACCAACGTGACCAACTTCGGGGCCTTTGTCGACGTGGGCGTGCACCAGGACGGCTTGGTGCACATCAGCGAGCTGACCGACGGCTTTGTCGCCGACCCGCGCCAGGTGGTCAAGGTCCAGCAACAGGTGCGCGTGCGCGTGCTGGAGGTGGATCTGGAGCGCGGGCGCATCTCGCTTTCGATGCGTAGCGCCCCCGCCCCCGCGGCGCGGCCCAAGGCCCCGGCGGCCGAAAACGCCGAGCGCCGCCCCCGCGACGAGCGCCGCAATCAGGCCAAGGGCGGCAAACGCCAGCAAAAAGAGCGGCGCGATCAAAAACCGGCCGCCCCCGAAAAGCCCAAGGACCAGCCGTTCAACAACCCCTTCGCCGCCGCCCTGGGCTCGCTCAAGCTCGACTGA